A single Telopea speciosissima isolate NSW1024214 ecotype Mountain lineage unplaced genomic scaffold, Tspe_v1 Tspe_v1.0856, whole genome shotgun sequence DNA region contains:
- the LOC122648355 gene encoding putative zinc transporter At3g08650, which translates to MALRFRNVLLFSVVFIVMYSCIVAEPEMENRGKIRTAPNRNLGGTDIDGIGTENSFGGSEHGSSKLDEGKGGNSKVPVITVAWMTLVMAAATGLGAVPFFFVELDPQWAGICNGMAAGVMLAASFDLVQEGQARGSGSWVVIGILSGGFFIWLCKKFLEQYGEVSMLDIKGADASKVILVIGIMTLHSFGEGSGVGVSFAGSKGFSQGLLVTLAIAVHNIPEGLAVSMVLASRGVSPYNAMLWSVITSLPQPIVAV; encoded by the exons ATGGCTTTGAGGTTCAGAAATGTCCTGTTATTTTCAGTTGTTTTTATAGTGATGTACAGTTGCATCGTAGCAGAGCCTGAGATGGAAAACAGAGGAAAAATAAGGACTGCCCCTAATAGGAATTTGGGTGGTACCGATATAGATGGAATTGGTACAGAGAATAGCTTTGGGGGTTCAGAGCATGGTTCTAGTAAGTTGGATGAGGGGAAGGGCGGGAATAGTAAAGTTCCAGTCATCACAGTTGCATGGATGACTCTGGTGATGGCTGCTGCTACTGGGCTAGGTGCAGTGCCGTTCTTCTTTGTGGAGCTTGATCCACAATGGGCTGGAATATGCAACGGAATGGCTGCTGGGGTGATGTTAGCTGCAAGCTTTGACCTTGTGCAGGAAGGGCAGGCCCGTGGTAGTGGTAGCTGGGTTGTGATAGGGATTCTTTCAGGCGGCTTTTTCATTTGGCTTTGTAAAAAG TTTCTTGAACAATATGGGGAAGTAAGCATGTTGGACATAAAAGGCGCAGATGCCAGTAAAGTCATTCTTGTTATCGGTATAATGACACTTCATTCTTTTGGAGAGGGATCTGGTGTTGGAGTCTCTTTTGCTGGTTCCAAAGGATTTTCTCAAGGACTGTTGGTAACCTTGGCTATCGCTGTCCACAACATACCAGAAGGATTAGCTGTGAGCATGGTTCTTGCATCAAGAGGGGTTTCTCCATATAATGCCATGTTGTGGAGTGTGATTACATCATTACCCCAG